In Actinomyces radicidentis, one genomic interval encodes:
- a CDS encoding Gfo/Idh/MocA family protein has protein sequence MTSTSTSPATTPVRFGVVGAGFIARWFMEAAAVLPQVEVVAVTSAHAERAAAFAAEHGIGASYSSLPEMLAAGAPGGTTPFDVVYVGSPNALHAEQTVAALEAGFHVLVEKPFALRAQEAEAMVAAARRADRFLMEGWLPAFEPGTAAIREALPRLGTGEAGPHRALLVKEQYSSRMDRFRAGELPPAFDPSLGGGSLMDLGVYPISMAIHLFGAPVRIRATGRLLRSGADSHGTVVLEYDRLPDGSPADLEVVCLHSKTSTNGTLSEVAADRAVLTLDDCQWPREIALRTPDGAEHLPVDATWPAGAVVPDGAGAPPVLARELAEVCRLVRSGARESDLHPLAASLAVVRVLEEARTQVGVRFLGDAGGRMSA, from the coding sequence ATGACGAGCACGAGCACCTCCCCCGCTACCACTCCCGTCCGCTTCGGCGTCGTCGGCGCCGGCTTCATCGCCCGCTGGTTCATGGAGGCGGCCGCCGTCCTCCCGCAGGTCGAGGTCGTCGCGGTCACCTCCGCGCACGCCGAGCGGGCCGCCGCCTTCGCCGCCGAGCACGGGATCGGCGCCTCCTACTCCTCGTTACCCGAGATGCTGGCCGCCGGCGCACCCGGTGGCACGACCCCCTTCGACGTCGTCTACGTCGGCTCCCCGAACGCCCTGCACGCCGAGCAGACGGTCGCGGCGCTGGAGGCCGGCTTCCACGTCCTCGTGGAGAAGCCCTTCGCGCTGCGCGCCCAGGAGGCCGAGGCGATGGTGGCCGCCGCCCGCCGCGCCGACCGCTTCCTCATGGAGGGCTGGCTGCCGGCCTTCGAGCCGGGGACCGCCGCGATCCGGGAGGCCCTCCCCCGCCTGGGCACGGGCGAGGCCGGACCGCACCGGGCGCTGCTCGTCAAGGAGCAGTACTCCTCGCGCATGGACCGCTTCCGCGCCGGCGAGCTGCCGCCGGCCTTCGACCCGTCGCTCGGCGGTGGCAGCCTCATGGACCTCGGCGTCTACCCGATCTCGATGGCGATCCACCTCTTCGGCGCGCCAGTCCGGATCCGCGCCACCGGCCGCCTCCTGCGCTCCGGCGCCGACTCCCACGGCACCGTCGTCCTCGAGTACGACCGCCTGCCCGACGGCTCGCCCGCGGACCTCGAGGTCGTCTGTCTGCACTCGAAGACCTCGACGAACGGGACGCTCAGCGAGGTCGCGGCGGACCGAGCCGTGCTGACGCTGGACGACTGCCAGTGGCCGCGCGAGATCGCGCTGAGGACGCCCGACGGCGCCGAGCACCTCCCGGTCGACGCGACGTGGCCGGCGGGCGCCGTCGTGCCGGACGGTGCCGGGGCCCCGCCGGTTCTGGCCCGCGAGCTCGCGGAGGTATGCCGACTCGTGCGCTCCGGCGCGCGCGAGTCGGACCTGCACCCGCTGGCGGCCTCGCTCGCCGTCGTCCGGGTCCTGGAGGAGGCGCGCACCCAGGTCGGTGTTCGCTTTCTCGGGGACGCCGGTGGGAGGATGAGCGCATGA
- a CDS encoding PHP domain-containing protein produces the protein MRIDPHTHSAFSDGTDAPAELMALAAQAGLDVVGLTDHDTTAGWDEAASAVAASGVTLLRGTEISCSAAGVTLHLLAYLFDPEDAALGAAFARARESRATRAQRIVERLSADYPITWEDVLTQAASTRTIGRPHIADALVAAGSFPDRSAAFAGPLATSSPYYVHHWALDPVEACELVRGAGGVPVAAHPRAGRRQRHLVPDETFAAMAEAGLAALEVDHRDHDPAQREAARALAERLGIGMSGSSDYHGTGKPNRLGENLMPEGLLTRIVDEGALSLIRP, from the coding sequence GTGCGCATCGACCCCCACACCCACTCCGCCTTTTCGGACGGCACCGACGCCCCCGCCGAGCTCATGGCGCTCGCGGCGCAGGCGGGTCTCGACGTCGTCGGCCTCACCGACCACGACACGACCGCCGGCTGGGACGAGGCCGCCTCCGCCGTCGCCGCCAGTGGCGTCACCCTCCTGCGCGGCACCGAGATCTCCTGCTCCGCCGCTGGCGTCACCCTCCACCTGCTCGCCTACCTCTTCGACCCCGAGGACGCCGCCCTCGGCGCCGCCTTTGCCAGGGCGCGCGAGTCCCGCGCGACGCGCGCCCAGCGGATCGTCGAGCGCCTGTCCGCGGACTACCCGATCACCTGGGAGGACGTCCTCACGCAGGCGGCGTCGACCCGTACGATCGGCCGCCCCCACATCGCCGACGCCCTCGTCGCCGCCGGCTCCTTCCCGGACCGCAGCGCCGCCTTCGCCGGGCCGCTGGCCACCTCGAGCCCCTACTACGTCCACCACTGGGCCCTCGACCCGGTCGAGGCCTGCGAGCTCGTCCGCGGCGCCGGGGGCGTGCCGGTGGCCGCCCACCCGCGCGCCGGCAGGCGGCAGCGCCACCTCGTCCCCGACGAGACCTTCGCGGCCATGGCCGAGGCCGGGCTCGCCGCCCTCGAGGTCGACCACCGCGACCACGACCCCGCCCAGCGCGAGGCCGCCCGCGCCCTCGCCGAGCGCCTCGGCATCGGCATGTCCGGCTCCTCCGACTACCACGGCACCGGCAAGCCGAACCGGCTGGGCGAGAACCTCATGCCGGAGGGGCTCCTGACGCGGATCGTCGACGAGGGCGCCCTCTCGCTCATCAGGCCCTGA
- a CDS encoding amidohydrolase family protein, which translates to MPVLPATRIDTHHHVVPGFYRDWLVSHGVESGGMPMPSWSVEGSREVMRSLGVRTALLSVSTPGVDPWPAADAAAVARDLNDFTTQIVRTHAATFGHLATIPLPDVDASVNEAVRALDELGADGVVLLGNARGTYLGDASYEPLMRVLDEHDAVVLIHPSELPGGAAPGIPAYAADFLLDTTRAAVSLCRSGVLDRYPRIRWILSHGGGIIPYAAPRVAQSASVNGKPLEGLRLLRRFYYDTALTPFVTSMPALLRFAKPGHVVFGSDYPFAAPWIGRSFAAMLRAYPKLSGRAINHSAAERLFPRLER; encoded by the coding sequence GTGCCCGTCCTGCCCGCCACGCGCATCGACACCCACCACCACGTCGTCCCCGGCTTCTACCGGGACTGGCTCGTCTCCCACGGCGTCGAGTCCGGTGGCATGCCCATGCCGTCCTGGTCGGTCGAGGGCAGCCGCGAGGTCATGCGCTCCCTCGGCGTGCGCACCGCGCTGCTCTCGGTCTCCACACCCGGCGTCGACCCGTGGCCCGCCGCCGACGCCGCCGCCGTCGCCCGCGACCTCAACGACTTCACCACCCAGATCGTCCGCACCCACGCGGCGACCTTCGGGCACCTCGCCACGATCCCCTTGCCAGACGTCGACGCCTCGGTCAACGAGGCCGTCCGCGCGCTGGACGAACTGGGGGCCGACGGCGTCGTCCTCCTCGGCAACGCCCGCGGCACCTACCTGGGGGACGCCTCCTACGAGCCGCTCATGAGGGTCCTCGACGAGCACGACGCCGTCGTCCTCATCCACCCCTCGGAGCTGCCGGGCGGGGCGGCACCCGGGATCCCCGCGTACGCCGCGGACTTCCTGCTGGACACGACGCGGGCGGCGGTGAGCCTGTGCCGATCCGGCGTCCTGGACCGCTACCCGCGGATCCGATGGATCCTGTCCCACGGCGGCGGGATCATCCCCTACGCGGCGCCGCGCGTGGCCCAGTCGGCCTCCGTCAACGGCAAGCCGCTCGAGGGGCTGCGGCTGCTGCGCCGCTTCTACTACGACACGGCGCTCACGCCCTTCGTCACCTCGATGCCGGCGCTGCTCCGCTTCGCCAAGCCCGGGCACGTCGTCTTCGGGTCCGACTACCCCTTCGCGGCGCCGTGGATCGGTCGGAGCTTCGCGGCGATGCTGCGGGCCTACCCGAAGCTCTCAGGGCGTGCCATCAACCACAGCGCCGCCGAGCGGCTCTTCCCCCGTCTCGAGCGCTGA
- a CDS encoding MarC family protein → MAAIFDLTLFATSFMTILVIQDPLGAIPIFLSLTSRQTSEQRRRSAGQATLVSFGVILVFAIFGRYILRFLGITVPALQFSGGLLLLLVALELLTDKVDESPNPDDSIANAALVPLGTPLLAGPGAIVAAMVAVESASEPLVGWLTVSLALLATHVVIWLTLRFSLPLHRVLGESMIRVLTRIFGLLLAAIAVQMMADGVFAYIDSHS, encoded by the coding sequence GTGGCCGCGATCTTCGACCTCACCCTCTTCGCCACGTCCTTCATGACGATCCTCGTCATCCAGGACCCGCTCGGCGCGATCCCGATCTTCCTGTCGCTCACGAGCCGTCAGACCAGCGAGCAGCGGCGCCGCTCCGCTGGCCAGGCGACCCTCGTGTCCTTCGGCGTCATCCTCGTCTTCGCCATCTTCGGCCGCTACATCCTGCGGTTCCTCGGCATCACGGTGCCCGCCCTGCAGTTCTCCGGCGGCCTGCTGCTCCTCCTCGTCGCCCTCGAGCTCCTCACCGACAAGGTCGACGAGAGCCCCAACCCCGACGACTCGATCGCCAACGCGGCCCTCGTCCCGCTCGGCACCCCGCTGCTGGCCGGCCCCGGCGCGATCGTCGCAGCCATGGTCGCCGTCGAGTCGGCGTCGGAGCCGCTGGTCGGCTGGCTCACCGTGAGCCTCGCGCTCCTGGCCACGCACGTCGTCATCTGGCTGACGCTGCGCTTCTCCCTGCCGCTGCACCGGGTGCTCGGCGAGTCCATGATCCGCGTCCTCACGCGCATCTTCGGCCTCCTGCTCGCCGCCATCGCCGTCCAGATGATGGCCGACGGCGTCTTCGCCTACATCGACTCCCACTCCTGA